The Bombus fervidus isolate BK054 chromosome 3, iyBomFerv1, whole genome shotgun sequence genome includes a window with the following:
- the LOC139985568 gene encoding GTPase Era, mitochondrial: MISFKSKQFVLQSNISFFKRSFSCSGIWNVSNEAQLITNDQTALNNGSDLYQGIKKLVKVAILGLPNAGKSTLVNKLINRSICPTSSKVHTTMHKAEAIYTEGDTQIVFMDTPGLVVSKEIKTYKLSESFKDDPKTALTEADIIGIVQDVTNVYTRHKIDDFVLNYIKGKREDTQLLMILNKVDRLKKKIALLEITRLLISKENYPKFDDIFMISALNGDGVDDLRNYLLDSARVSSWKYDEKCYSDQPTKVIIEQTVRAKLMDILPHEMPYKVKIITEHFDLGDDGSINTVITLNCPKKRYVDTLLKSRAQKVKCLSFYIEKELRHAFKTNVIVRINVACKKLQNPQLGQ, encoded by the exons ATGATTTCATTTAAAAGCAAACAATTTGTGCTTCAATCTaacatatctttttttaaacgatcCTTTTCTTGCTCTGGTATTTGGAATGTTAGCAATGAAGCACAGCTAATAACAAATGATCAAACTGCATTAAATAATGGATCAGACTTATATCAGGGAATCAAAAAATTAGTCAAAGTTGCAATCTTAGGTTTACCAAATGCTGGAAAAAGTACATTGGTAAATAAACTCATAAACAGATCC aTATGTCCAACGTCTTCAAAAGTTCATACTACAATGCACAAAGCAGAAGCAATATATACAGAAGGAGATACTCAAATTGTATTTATGGATACTCCTGGATTAGTAGtatctaaagaaataaagactTATAAATTATCAGAATCATTCAAAGATGATCCTAAAACTGCACTCACTGAAGCAGATATTATTGGAATAGTACAAGATGTAACTAATGTATATACTAGACATAAGATTGATGATTTTGTCCTTAATTATataaagggaaaaagagaagacaCACAACTACTGATGATTCTTAATAAAGTAGAtagattaaagaaaaagattgcattgttagaaattacaagactATTAATAAGCAAAGAGAATTATCCAAAATTtgatgatatttttatgatatctGCACTTAATGGAGATGGTGTGGATGATTTAAgg AATTATTTGCTCGACTCAGCTAGAGTAAGTAGTTGGAAATATGATGAGAAATGTTATAGCGATCAACCAACTAAAGTTATAATAGAACAGACAGTTAGAGCTAAATTAATGGATATACTTCCACATGAAATGCcatataaagtaaaaataataacagaaCATTTCGATTTGGGTGATGATGGTAGTATTAATactgttataacattaaaTTGTCCTAAAAAAAGATATGTGGACACATTATTAAAATCAAGAGCCCAAAAAGTTAAATGCTTATCATTTTACATAGagaaagaattacgtcatgcaTTTAAAACTAATGTAATTGTTCGTATAAATGTAGCatgtaaaaaattgcaaaacccTCAACTAGGTCAGTAA
- the LOC139985571 gene encoding sulfotransferase 4A1: MALESPKYEYLNEKDTKEMLELFKGERTGFVLVGPKKWFFPYKYTTEGKGFYNFKARPDDTWILSYPRSGTTLTQELIWLLSNDLDFNRARTEFLLERFPFLEFSMFNHPEVTRDMIKMNEGDKDKVELCKKIAEPGYEVLAKLRSKRFIKSHFPFSLLPNILESGCKIVYVARNPKDVAVSWYYLNISIKTQGYIGDFPTFWNYFQNNLTYWGPYWEHLKEAWANRNHPNVLFVFYEDMQHDFLKVIKEVAKFLGKTYTEEQLKEVADYLNVKNFRNNQMVNLSELSECGIITKGTYVRKGKSGGWQDIFTEELNTKADKWIEENLRGTDLIFPYFSNISNN; this comes from the exons atggccCTTGAATCACCGAAATATGAATACTTGAACGAAAAAGATACGAAGGAAATGTTGGAATTATTTAAAGGTGAAAGAACAGGTTTTGTTTTAGTAGGTCCAAAAAAATGGTTCTTTCCCTATAAATATACGACAGAAGGTAAaggattttataattttaaggCAAGGCCTGATGACACGTGGATTTTATCTTATCCAAGATCAG GAACGACGTTGACTCAAGAATTAATCTGGTTATTGTCAAATGATTTAGATTTTAATAGAGCAAGGACGGAATTCTTGTTAGAACGATTTCCATTTCTTGA aTTTAGTATGTTTAATCATCCAGAGGTAACTCGAgatatgataaaaatgaatgAGGGAGATAAAGACAAAGTAGaactttgtaaaaaaattGCTGAACCAGGGTATGAAGTCTTAGCAAAATTGCGTTCAAAGAGATTCATAAAAtcacattttccattttctttgttACCAAATATTTTGGAGAGTGGTTGTAAG ATAGTATACGTTGCAAGAAATCCAAAGGATGTTGCTGTTTCttggtattatttaaatataagtatTAAAACTCAAGGATACATAGGTGATTTTCCAACATTTTGGAATTACTTTCAGAATAATCTTA catATTGGGGTCCATATTGGGAACACTTAAAGGAAGCATGGGCAAATAGAAATCATCCAAACGTTTTATTTGTGTTTTATGAAGATATGCAACAT gattttttaaaagtaattaaagaaGTTGCTAAATTTCTTGGAAAAACTTACACTGAAGAACAATTAAAAGAAGTAGCAGactatttaaatgtaaaaaattttcgaaataatcAAATGGTGAATTTATCAGAATTAAGCGAATGTGGTATTATAACAAAAGGAACATATGTCAGAAAAGGCAAAAGTGGTGGATGGCAGGATATTTTCACTGAGGAACTTAATACTAAAGCTGATAAATGgatagaagaaaatttgaGAGGAACTGATCTCATTTTCCCGTATTTTAGTAACATTAGTAATAACTAA
- the LOC139985547 gene encoding uncharacterized protein, with protein sequence MELGEGDAQICRLCGQCESIYIDVFGEEGTKRFLGLKIHTKINILIKKNDGLPQIVCLRCLGILEFFCDFYDRCHLVQQGFLQANQNATDEKLQQDSDAESDKENAIPSANEMKRKAKALSPDSLKSTKNYLSENNTSCYRTGRKEENVNLVNNSPINDVHSVAQTTVHLSNVISCEKISGSDASNLEENTNNVKHKNLNDNIPKKTAIRTRSTNNLNSPQKDEEDININTHQPVGRRKGRKNKLNKMIGESFSAGSKKKRIQNDMGKSDSLNSSLKSLDNKCKRSCLHVICDNDKSNSVINNIETSPKPQVEQEAVKEQVAVVDTSSNIIYTKVNEPDIVHINNENDHTDDDLVINKLKEMEYDKNTEKPGSYLNNTEDCSVKSKAISVIVKQEKGEAESTPPSEDEKTNQLVLIPNEILIQKDKTVVKNHDQKGISCSLVEESEKTENSETNLVTVQNIIKHSDVSNNPQSKILTEQNRVTVIRSSRSNELSNPKMMQEVSTEPCIAIDVIDQSTTNKIECNLSKRSLSRFSEDSFNKIKSKDRSFGKISELISDEQKQAIETYYTVDMSIVNSEEVQKNMTIINKKNIRCNICGTLYLRMDKCQVHIWGHLQMKPYQCKACDFATVTVSNVRCHIRKSHLKIKPFVCHLCEKRYVNAILLEEHINTHTGARPYKCKLCDFASSSRQILSYHNATHKALKDISCKLCGKEFYSKSRLRAHMIVHNKDKAVMCKLCSAYLSNAEALETHHKNIHMQDYICNICGKHTKSRKALHNHQNVHAAAKYKCTLCPNVYKSSQILKEHLLKHEGIRKYKCNVCEKTFGQQSHLAAHMAVHSKIRFHCPGCDKPFNRLDNMKIHTKRCKPFLANPELKSLLSRRERTISFNNIAELTAELKTGNMTSSMSQVSLENQNDEILVVKTVEQEQKTALNLCKLGLNISCIESTEKTWNSDKMYNEKEVMKSSEINAIKVTNINDRLIPENENVSIFENVLGPENY encoded by the exons ATGGAGTTAGGGGAGGGAGACGCGCAAATTTGTCGACTTTGCGGCCAGTGCGAGAGTATATACATCGACGTTTTCGGTGAGGAAGGCACCAAACGATTTTTAGGATTAAAGATCCACACAAAAATCAACATTCTG ataaagaaaaacgatGGGCTGCCGCAGATTGTTTGTTTGAGATGTTTGGGCATCCTGGAATTCTTCTGCGACTTTTATGATCGCTGTCATCTGGTACAACAGGGGTTCTTGCAGGCT AATCAAAATGCAACAGATGAGAAGTTGCAGCAAGATAGCGATGCTGAATCTGATAAGGAGAACGCTATTCCTTCTGCGAATGAGATGAAACGGAAAGCTAAGGCATTATCACCTGATAGTCTAAAGAGTACAAAAAATTATCTGTCCGAAAATAATACATCGTGCTACAGGActggaagaaaagaagaaaacgtcAATCTCGTAAATAATTCCCCTATTAATGATGTTCACTCGGTTGCACAAACTACGGTACATTTAAGCAATGTAATTTCATGTGAAAAAATATCGGGTAGTGATGCTAGTAATTTAGAAGAGAATACAAACAatgtaaaacataaaaatttaaacgacAATATACCAAAAAAGACTGCAATTCGTACAAGGTCAACGAATAACTTGAACTCGCCGCAAAAAGATGAGGAGGacattaatataaatacacatcAACCTGTAGGACGTAGAAAAGGACGGAAAAACAAATTGAATAAGATGATAGGAGAAAGTTTCTCAGCAGGCAgcaaaaaaaagagaatccAAAATGATATGGGTAAGAGTGATAGTTTAAATAGTAGTTTAAAAAGTTTGGATAACAAATGCAAAAGAAGCTGCCTGCATGTTATTTGTGATAATGATAAGTCCAATAGTGtgattaataatattgaaacCTCCCCTAAACCACAAGTTGAGCAAGAGGCAGTGAAGGAACAGGTGGCAGTGGTGGACACATcctcaaatataatttataccaAAGTTAATGAACCTGATATTGTACacataaataatgaaaatgatcATACTGATGATGatttagtaattaataaattaaaagaaatggaatatGATAAAAACACAGAAAAACCTGGCAGCTATTTGAACAATACAGAAGATTGTTCTGTAAAAAGTAAAGCAATATCAGTTATTGTAAAgcaagaaaaaggagaagcaGAAAGTACTCCTCCTAGCGAGGATGAAAAGACAAATCAGCTTGTTTTGATTCCTAATGAGATACTAATACAGAAAGATAAAACTGTAGTGAAGAATCATGATCAAAAAGGAATATCTTGTTCATTGGTAGAGGAATCTGAAAAAACTGAAAATAGTGAGACTAATTTAGTAAcagtacaaaatattattaagcaTTCTGATGTTTCTAATAATCCACAATCAAAAATACTTACAGAACAAAATCGTGTGACCGTTATAAGGTCTTCGCGATCTAATGAATTATCAAATCCAAAGATGATGCAGGAAGTTTCTACAGAACCATGCATTGCAATAGATGTAATAGACCAAAGTACTACAAATAAGATAGAATGTAACCTCAGCAAACGTTCATTATCTCGATTCAGTGAAgatagttttaataaaattaaaagtaaagatAGATCGTTTGGAAAAATCTCCGAATTGATAAGTGACGAACAAAAACAAGCAATTGAGACTTATTACACGGTGGACATGTCGATAGTAAATTCGGAAGAAGTACAGAAGAACATgacgataattaataaaaagaatatacgCTGCAATATTTGTGGCACTCTTTATCTCAGGATGGATAAGTGTCAG GTACATATTTGGGGACATTTACAAATGAAGCCTTATCAATGCAAAGCTTGTGACTTTGCCACAGTTACTGTTAGCAATGTACGATGCCATATCAGAAAAagtcatttaaaaattaaaccatTCGTGTGCCATCTGTGTGAAAAACGATATGTAAATGCCATTTTATTAGAAGAGCATATTAATACTCATACAGGTGCCCGTCCATACAAGTGTAAGCTCTGTGATTTTGCAAGTTCCAGTAGACAAATATTAAGTTATCATAATGCCACTCATAAAGCATTGAAG GATATTAGTTGTAAACTTTGTGGAAAAGAGTTTTATTCAAAAAGCAGATTGCGTGCACACATGATCGTACACAATAAAGATAAAGCTGTTATGTGTAAACTATGTTCTGCTTATTTATCTAATGCAGAAGCTCTAGAAACGCATCATAAAAACATACATATGCAAgattatatatgtaacataTGTGGCAAACACACCAAGTCAAGAAAAGCTTTACACAATCATCAAAat GTTCATGCTGCTGCAAAATACAAATGTACTCTATGCCCAAATGTGTATAAGAGTAGTCAAATACTAAAAGAACATCTTTTAAAACATGAAGGTATTAGAAAGTACAAATGTAATGTCTGTGAAAAGACGTTTGGTCAGCAGTCTCATTTAGCTGCTCACATGGCAGTACATAGCAAAATTAG ATTTCATTGTCCTGGATGTGACAAACCTTTCAATCGTCTGGACAATATGAAGATACATACTAAACGATGTAAACCATTTTTGGCAAATCCAGAGCTAAAAAGTCTTTTAAGTAGGAGAGAAAGGACTATATCGTTCAATAACATAGCAGAATTAACTGCAGAATTAAAGACTGGTAATATGACAAGTTCTATGTCTCAAGTTTCTCTAGAAAACCAGAATGATGAAATATTAGTAGTAAAGACTGTGGAGCAAGAACAGAAGACTGCATTAAATCTTTGCAAATTAGGGCTAAATATTTCTTGCATTGAATCAACAGAAAAAACATGGAATTCTGATAAGATgtataatgaaaaagaagTAATGAAATCCTCTGAAATCAATGCAATTAAAGTCACAAATATCAATGACAGGTTAATtccagaaaatgaaaatgtgtCAATTTTTGAAAACGTCTTAGGgccagaaaattattaa
- the LOC139985563 gene encoding LOW QUALITY PROTEIN: uncharacterized protein (The sequence of the model RefSeq protein was modified relative to this genomic sequence to represent the inferred CDS: inserted 1 base in 1 codon), whose translation MKMNQIIKMMKXKQELQTRKRFLDLSINGEGNPQCNSNETLSQTKTTVEGPPRKKRKKNIVALSENNSTCPSVSNTIIDLDDENIALVSDSVNQSLDDIVVVWSSTKTIPPSAETVPLSAEATPLSVKTPPCAKIPPQSVKILPCAKASLLSIKTFVPSVNQSEEEPIDRKKNDRIFMIDTTPNKNNLSCLRSNEDILQQHETNTEKDAKNKKVEEEESARTCLPFSKCRLKFPKPHNISKNIIMTKPKTTQRSRNFRRSITNYTTSTFTSTTSTISTTFNTSATPTISTTFNTSIIPTISTTFDTSPIHTISSTSTLPLVYNMPVAYNYPNLYDFSNPGFQTTFEPSFISYPQLSTTGSSVSQPLNSLREIVIDGNNIAMEYRKHKIFAEEGIKIVVEYFQKRGHSVKVFVPHYRRSLNHPLLEKLYTDGIVIFTPSRVIGGKRITSYEDRYILEYATMCGGIVVSLDQYRDLYLEKPEWRDTIEKRLLIPTFVGNYVMFPEDPLGRGGPTLEEFLRH comes from the exons ATGAAAATGAATCAAATAATAAAGATGATGA GTAAACAAGAACTACAAACAAGAAAGAGATTCTTAGATTTGTCAATAAATGGCGAAGGAAATCCTCAATGTAATTCAAATGAAACATTAAGTCAAACGAAAACTACAGTAGAAGGACCTccaaggaaaaaaaggaaaaagaacatTGTTGCATTATCAGAAAATAATTCAACTTGTCCTTCAGTATCTAATACAATTATTGATTTAGATGATGAAAACATAG ctTTGGTTTCAGATTCTGTAAATCAAAGTTTAGATGATATTGTTGTGGTATGGTCATCAACAAAAACTATTCCACCATCTGCAGAAACTGTTCCACTATCTGCAGAAGCT ACTCCATTATCTGTAAAAACTCCACCATGTGCAAAAATTCCTCCACAATCTGTGAAAATTTTACCATGTGCAAAAGCTTCTTTACTCTCTATAAAAACTTTTGTACCATCTGTAAATCAATCAGAAGAAGAACCTATAGATCGAAAGAAGaatgatagaatttttatgatagatactacaccaaataaaaataatcttagTTGCTTACGATCCAATGAAGATATATTGCAACAACATGAAACAAATACTGAAAAGgatgcaaaaaataaaaaagtagaggaagaagaaagcgCGAGAACTTGTTTACCTTTCAGCAAATGTAGATTGAAATTTCCTAAACCTCATAATAtaagcaaaaatattataatgacaAAACCAAAAACAACTCAAAGATCAAGAAATTTCAGACGATCAATAACAAACTATACTACATCTACATTTACATCTACTACATCTACTATATCCACTACATTTAATACATCTGCTACACCTACTATATCCACTACATTTAATACATCTATTATACCTACTATATCCACTACGTTTGATACATCTCCTATACATACTATATCTAGTACAAGTACATTACCACTTGTATATAATATGCCAGTTGCATATAACTATCCTAATTTATATGACTTTTCTAATCCTGGATTTCAAACTACTTTTGAGCCTAGCTTTATATCATATCCTCAATTATCTACAACTGGATCATCTGTATCTCAACCACTTAATAGCTTACGGGAGATAGTTATTGATGGCAACAATATAGCTATGGA gtatcgtaaacataaaatatttgcagAGGAAGGAATCAAGATAGTTGTGGAGTATTTCCAAAAAAGGGGTCATTCTGTTAAAGTATTTGTACCTCATTATAGAAGATCATTAAACCACCCATTACTTGAAAAGTTATACACAGATGGAATAGTAATTTTTACACCAAGTCGTGTTATCGGTGGTAAACGGATAACTTCTTACGAGGATCG GTATATATTAGAATATGCAACAATGTGTGGAGGTATCGTAGTTTCTTTAGACCAATATAGAGATTTATATTTGGAAAAACCAGAATGGCGTGATACAATCGAAAAGAGATTATTGATCCCAACATTTGTAGGAAATTATGTTATGTTTCCTGAAGATCCTTTAGGTAGAGGTGGTCCTACATTGGAAGAATTTCTAAGACACTGA